In one Mucilaginibacter sp. PAMB04168 genomic region, the following are encoded:
- a CDS encoding VOC family protein produces the protein MLTHINPKLPMRNKAATRDFYLKQLGFEQFGGDYEGYLMVQKDNIQIHFFEFAALDPKENYGQVYIRTDDIESWYNFVKDKNLNYNKLEHKPWMQTEFSILDPDNNLLTFGQDIA, from the coding sequence ATGCTTACCCATATCAACCCCAAGTTACCTATGCGCAACAAAGCTGCCACCAGAGATTTTTATCTTAAGCAGTTGGGCTTTGAGCAATTTGGCGGCGATTATGAAGGCTACCTGATGGTGCAGAAAGACAATATTCAGATCCACTTTTTTGAGTTTGCCGCGTTGGACCCAAAAGAAAACTACGGGCAAGTTTATATCCGTACGGATGACATAGAAAGCTGGTACAACTTTGTAAAAGATAAAAACCTTAACTACAATAAACTGGAGCACAAACCCTGGATGCAAACAGAGTTTTCTATTCTCGACCCGGATAATAACCTGCTTACTTTTGGACAAGATATAGCTTAA
- a CDS encoding NAD(P)H-binding protein, which yields MKIIVTGSLGHISKPLAEELVQKGHAVTVISSSAERQAEIESLGATAAIGSLEDVRFLTDTFAGANAVYTMVPPNNYFDPNLDLIAYYTRLGHNYATAVKQSGVKRVVNLSTIGGQLEKGSGILLGAHGLQLILDELAPEVAITHMRPTSFYYNLYAYADMIKNAGFIAANYGGDDIVPWVSPKDIAAAVAEELETPLTGIKIRYVASEELSCNDTARVIGEAIGKPDLQWHIITDEEMLNGLKTAGMNPGIAAGLVEMYAGLHSGLLAEDYYKNRPAVMGKVKVADFAQEFAAVYKQK from the coding sequence ATGAAAATCATTGTAACAGGTTCATTAGGACACATTAGTAAACCGCTTGCCGAAGAGTTGGTACAGAAAGGACATGCAGTTACCGTAATTAGCAGCAGTGCAGAAAGACAAGCAGAAATAGAAAGCCTTGGTGCTACCGCAGCTATTGGCTCCCTAGAAGACGTTCGGTTTTTAACTGATACCTTTGCTGGGGCCAATGCTGTTTACACCATGGTACCGCCCAACAATTACTTCGACCCCAATTTGGATCTTATTGCTTATTATACCAGGCTTGGGCACAATTACGCAACTGCCGTTAAGCAATCGGGCGTAAAACGCGTGGTAAACCTCAGCACCATTGGCGGCCAGTTGGAAAAGGGCTCAGGGATATTACTTGGTGCTCATGGTTTGCAACTTATTTTAGATGAGTTAGCACCCGAAGTAGCGATTACGCATATGCGCCCTACATCATTCTATTACAATTTATACGCTTATGCAGACATGATAAAAAACGCCGGATTTATCGCTGCAAATTATGGCGGAGATGACATTGTGCCTTGGGTATCGCCGAAAGATATAGCGGCTGCCGTTGCCGAAGAATTGGAAACGCCACTTACGGGCATTAAAATAAGGTACGTAGCCAGCGAAGAGCTTAGTTGCAATGATACTGCCCGTGTTATTGGCGAAGCTATAGGCAAGCCAGATTTGCAATGGCATATTATAACTGACGAGGAAATGCTGAATGGTTTGAAGACCGCAGGTATGAACCCCGGCATTGCAGCTGGTTTAGTTGAAATGTACGCCGGTTTACACAGCGGCCTTTTAGCCGAAGACTATTACAAAAACAGACCAGCAGTAATGGGTAAAGTAAAGGTGGCCGATTTTGCTCAGGAATTTGCAGCAGTTTATAAACAAAAGTAA
- a CDS encoding glycosyl hydrolase family 28 protein — protein MRKLSLLTLLIGLAFSAYSQEYVITKFGVAANDSTKLNTKAIQRVIDNANAKGGGTIVIPRGTYLTGALFFKPKTKLRLQEGAVLKGSDNIGDYPLLPSRMEGRSLDYYAALVNARNVDNFSITGPGAIDGNGLKFWKGFWAHRDSMSRLKKESTNLEVHRPRLIFVWGSNNVNIQNVKLRNSGFWTTHLYQCNNVLIENCDIRSPFRPVKAPSTDGVDIDVCKKVTVRNCYISVNDDAIVIKGGKGPDAHKRPENGIVEDILVENCTFGEAHATLTLGSECIHAKNIVMRNCKVNNNCPILKLKMRPDTYQIYEDVTVENITGKCGMVIDMNPWKQFFDLGGSAEKPFGTVRNITMKNIKVECNSFGAMEGNMADKVANVIFENVEATAKNPQFKNKYQDIKAKNVTLNGTPLVIQ, from the coding sequence ATGAGAAAACTTAGTTTATTAACCTTACTCATAGGCCTAGCTTTTAGTGCCTATTCGCAAGAGTACGTAATTACCAAATTTGGCGTTGCTGCCAACGACAGCACCAAACTTAACACCAAAGCCATACAGCGTGTTATTGATAATGCTAATGCCAAGGGCGGTGGCACTATTGTGATTCCAAGAGGCACTTACCTAACCGGCGCCTTGTTTTTTAAACCAAAAACCAAACTGCGCTTGCAAGAAGGTGCGGTGCTGAAAGGGTCTGACAATATTGGCGACTATCCTCTTCTACCATCACGTATGGAGGGCAGGAGCCTGGATTATTATGCAGCTTTGGTTAATGCGCGCAATGTAGATAACTTCAGCATTACCGGCCCAGGGGCTATTGATGGTAACGGACTTAAGTTTTGGAAAGGATTTTGGGCGCACCGCGATTCGATGAGCCGGTTAAAAAAGGAAAGTACCAATCTGGAAGTACATCGCCCAAGGTTAATTTTTGTTTGGGGTAGTAATAATGTGAACATTCAGAATGTGAAACTCCGTAACTCCGGTTTTTGGACCACCCACTTGTACCAGTGTAACAACGTGTTAATTGAGAATTGCGATATCCGCTCCCCCTTCAGGCCGGTAAAAGCGCCAAGCACCGATGGTGTAGATATTGACGTATGTAAAAAAGTAACCGTACGTAATTGTTACATATCGGTAAATGATGATGCTATTGTTATAAAAGGCGGTAAAGGCCCCGATGCACATAAGCGGCCCGAAAACGGCATAGTTGAGGACATACTGGTAGAAAACTGCACATTTGGCGAGGCGCATGCCACCCTTACCTTAGGGAGCGAATGCATACATGCCAAAAACATTGTAATGCGTAACTGCAAGGTGAACAACAACTGCCCCATCCTGAAACTGAAAATGAGGCCGGACACTTACCAGATATATGAGGATGTAACCGTTGAAAACATAACCGGCAAATGTGGGATGGTGATTGACATGAACCCCTGGAAACAGTTTTTTGATTTGGGCGGCAGCGCCGAAAAACCGTTCGGAACCGTGCGTAACATTACCATGAAGAATATTAAAGTAGAATGCAACAGCTTCGGCGCTATGGAGGGCAATATGGCCGACAAAGTAGCCAACGTAATTTTTGAGAATGTAGAGGCTACAGCTAAAAACCCTCAATTCAAAAACAAATACCAGGATATTAAAGCTAAAAACGTAACCTTAAACGGCACTCCGTTAGTGATACAATAA
- the queG gene encoding tRNA epoxyqueuosine(34) reductase QueG, with translation MNQQLQQYSQLIKGEAKRLGFMFCGIAKADFLEKEAPRLESWLKQGHHGEMKYMENHFDKRLDPRLLVDGAKSVISLALNYYTDQQQADPLAPKISKYAYGMDYHEVIKDKLKQLLYFMQESIGEVGGRAFVDSAPVLDRAWAQRAGIGWIGKNSNLINKKNGSFFFLAELIVDAELAYDIAPTTDHCGTCTRCIDACPTEAIVAPYVVDGSRCISYLTIELKNNIPEEFKGKTDNWMFGCDVCQNVCPWNRFSTTHNEPAFNPNPDLLGMSQRDWQEITQETFQQVFKKSPVKRTKFDGLKRNIEFLV, from the coding sequence ATGAATCAGCAGTTACAGCAATACAGCCAGTTAATTAAGGGCGAGGCTAAGCGCCTGGGCTTTATGTTCTGCGGTATTGCCAAAGCAGATTTTTTAGAAAAAGAAGCACCACGTCTTGAAAGCTGGCTAAAGCAAGGCCACCATGGCGAAATGAAGTACATGGAAAATCATTTTGATAAACGCCTTGACCCGCGTTTACTGGTGGATGGTGCCAAATCAGTAATCTCGCTCGCATTAAACTATTATACCGACCAGCAGCAGGCTGATCCACTAGCTCCTAAGATTTCAAAATACGCCTATGGCATGGATTACCATGAGGTAATTAAAGACAAGCTAAAGCAACTGCTTTACTTTATGCAGGAAAGCATTGGCGAGGTTGGCGGCCGGGCCTTTGTGGATTCGGCACCTGTTTTGGACCGTGCCTGGGCGCAACGTGCGGGCATTGGCTGGATTGGCAAAAACTCCAATCTGATCAACAAAAAGAATGGCTCTTTCTTCTTTTTAGCCGAACTGATTGTTGACGCCGAACTGGCGTATGACATAGCACCCACCACCGACCATTGCGGTACCTGCACCCGGTGTATAGACGCCTGCCCTACCGAGGCCATTGTAGCGCCCTACGTAGTTGACGGTAGTCGCTGCATTTCTTACCTCACAATTGAATTAAAAAACAACATCCCAGAAGAATTTAAAGGCAAAACCGATAATTGGATGTTTGGCTGCGATGTTTGCCAAAACGTTTGCCCCTGGAACCGCTTCTCGACCACACACAACGAACCCGCTTTTAACCCCAACCCCGACTTGCTCGGAATGAGCCAGCGCGACTGGCAGGAAATTACGCAGGAAACTTTCCAGCAGGTATTCAAAAAATCGCCCGTAAAGCGCACCAAGTTTGACGGACTAAAGCGCAATATTGAATTTTTAGTTTAA
- a CDS encoding exonuclease domain-containing protein has translation MKLNLKRPLAFFDLETTGTNVGADRIIEIAIIKLLPDGSEASKTWVINPEMPIPLETSLIHGFYDEHVKDAPLFKAVGTEIAEFLGDADLAGYNSNKFDIPMLMEEFLRAGIAFDLSGRHFVDVQNIFHQMEQRTLKAAYQFYCNKEIVNAHSAEADTRATMEVLLAQVEKYKDTEFIDKKGNKLIPVQNEIAALHEFTNMQRAVDFVGRMVYNDAGEELFNFGKHKGKRVEDVFDIEPSYFAWIMQGDFPLYTKQKVKEIHDRWNQHRAPRPQQPKPAQQKPAQADGNTQKKPFQKPFNKPNFQQKPYQKPERRPDETPAQPVNEDMLQALANKFKKS, from the coding sequence ATGAAATTAAACTTAAAACGCCCGCTCGCTTTTTTTGATCTGGAAACTACAGGTACCAATGTTGGCGCCGACCGGATCATTGAAATAGCCATAATTAAATTATTACCTGATGGGAGCGAGGCCAGCAAAACCTGGGTTATTAACCCAGAAATGCCTATACCGCTCGAAACCTCGCTGATACATGGTTTTTACGATGAGCATGTGAAAGATGCTCCCTTATTTAAAGCGGTAGGCACCGAAATAGCTGAGTTTTTAGGCGACGCCGACCTGGCAGGCTACAACTCAAACAAGTTTGACATTCCCATGCTGATGGAGGAGTTTTTACGGGCTGGTATTGCTTTCGATTTATCTGGAAGACACTTTGTGGATGTGCAGAACATTTTTCACCAGATGGAGCAGCGCACTTTAAAGGCAGCTTACCAGTTTTACTGCAACAAGGAAATTGTAAACGCCCACTCGGCCGAAGCAGATACCCGTGCCACCATGGAAGTGCTGCTGGCCCAGGTTGAGAAATATAAAGACACCGAATTTATTGACAAAAAGGGCAACAAACTAATACCTGTACAAAATGAGATAGCTGCCTTGCACGAATTTACGAACATGCAGCGCGCGGTTGATTTTGTAGGCCGTATGGTTTACAATGATGCCGGTGAAGAACTGTTTAACTTCGGCAAGCATAAAGGCAAGCGGGTTGAGGACGTGTTTGATATAGAGCCCAGCTACTTTGCCTGGATTATGCAGGGCGATTTTCCGCTGTATACCAAGCAAAAAGTTAAAGAGATACACGATAGATGGAACCAGCATCGGGCGCCTCGTCCGCAGCAACCCAAGCCGGCGCAGCAAAAACCGGCACAGGCTGATGGCAATACCCAAAAGAAGCCGTTTCAAAAGCCTTTCAACAAGCCGAATTTTCAGCAAAAGCCATATCAAAAGCCGGAACGAAGGCCAGATGAAACACCAGCTCAGCCCGTAAATGAGGATATGCTACAGGCGCTGGCTAATAAATTTAAGAAAAGTTAA
- a CDS encoding helix-turn-helix transcriptional regulator: MASSTPFRIKTISEIHHFRELPKPQHPLISVVNVEQMKRLSNDEPMSLVLDFYCIALKRNFNGRMKYGQQEYDFDGGIFTFVAPGQVFGIEVSGDEDLKHSGWILYIHPDFLWNTPLAQKIKQYEYFDYSVNEALFLSEKEEATIEGIILNIEQEYHANIDKFSQEIIIAQLELMFTYAERFYQRQFITRKITNHQILNRLEDVLNDYFKNGDLLKKGLPSVTYVAEKLNLSPGYLGSALRVLTGQSTQHHIHEKLIEKAKERLSTTGLSVSEIAYELGFEHPQSFSKLFKTKTTQSPLEFRQSFN; encoded by the coding sequence ATGGCCAGTAGCACACCGTTCAGGATTAAAACCATAAGCGAAATACATCATTTCAGGGAGTTGCCTAAGCCCCAGCATCCACTCATTAGTGTGGTGAATGTGGAACAAATGAAGCGATTAAGCAACGATGAACCCATGAGTTTGGTGCTCGACTTTTACTGCATTGCTCTGAAACGGAACTTTAACGGCCGGATGAAGTATGGGCAGCAGGAATATGATTTTGATGGTGGTATATTCACTTTTGTGGCACCCGGCCAGGTTTTCGGTATAGAAGTAAGTGGCGATGAAGATCTCAAGCATTCGGGATGGATATTATATATCCATCCTGACTTTTTGTGGAACACGCCTTTAGCTCAGAAAATAAAGCAGTACGAGTATTTTGATTATTCGGTGAACGAAGCATTGTTTTTATCGGAGAAAGAGGAGGCCACTATTGAAGGTATTATATTGAATATTGAGCAGGAGTACCACGCTAACATTGATAAGTTCAGCCAGGAAATTATTATTGCCCAACTGGAACTGATGTTTACTTACGCCGAAAGATTTTACCAACGTCAGTTCATCACCCGGAAGATAACCAACCACCAGATACTGAACCGGCTTGAAGACGTGCTTAACGATTACTTTAAAAACGGAGATTTACTGAAAAAGGGATTGCCTTCGGTAACGTACGTTGCCGAAAAATTAAACCTTTCGCCAGGGTATTTAGGTTCTGCTTTAAGGGTATTAACCGGCCAGAGTACCCAGCATCATATCCACGAAAAACTAATTGAAAAAGCGAAGGAAAGGCTCTCTACAACGGGTTTATCTGTGAGTGAAATTGCTTATGAACTGGGCTTTGAGCATCCTCAATCTTTCAGTAAACTGTTCAAAACAAAAACTACACAGTCGCCCTTGGAGTTCAGGCAATCGTTTAACTGA